A region from the Silene latifolia isolate original U9 population chromosome 7, ASM4854445v1, whole genome shotgun sequence genome encodes:
- the LOC141592077 gene encoding chromatin modification-related protein EAF1 A-like → MHGFSSGSTSLINAEPDAMGGVLDGDVGIGTKPSPRRAAIEKAQAELRLEYDIREERKRELEFLEKGGDPLDFKFGHAVSVSVQSTSHTDQQLDQNLTSEAKGSFALTPSPHGDSVESSGRLGVTTTCEPNSADNFDCENEILQSDMKPLCPGRSNIPLLEHFSQLGRGQTVKNLEDCQAYRRRNRSRPNHVDLRSSSADMPSGEGHDSSMPARHGILSKPVASENQIEMEVDGTHVMHPMTSRVTKFAEGKNSSIQKEKLEEVRNMCLKANEALDTVTNVEPSIDVGRDSIVNLDVDCPPFLGAENTEYNAAASHLNETGKVDGDDKRTTTDALNNKVPGVTEGLFSESTSSHTAILNGNGNIDSDLLTKLDNVDSNGALKGQMVSVGEKSVSKDMPSEDHVTNAMEIAPFINEGQGPTSHQGNGSIKQDHAEVDKDKSFLQDEAKGVPCVEGQEKHDSAEIKSEKELGQLDNCGPEVETSCPVRPILDLASDSSVLEILPCTENQSKPLDRAQEDRILEEARMILAKRKRIAALSIGLFPREHRQKCHWDLVLEEMSWLANDFAQERLWKMTAAAQNCRRVAFASRIRLEEQNKFSNQKSVAHTLAKAVLEFWHAARLSVEKADSSQLEKCKHELPLETIDMDNKASSDMMKSTKRKQNHAIYGYAVRFVQCNSLSKPLVEIEVPEVTNVTCDIGLPELSWEDQFSEENLFYAVPPGAMEMYRKSIESCLEEFERIGNSTLEEVVTSTHSAAAECEYEDKDCEENEGENLYYQHGALHTGKPSKKKLKIIKSYAARSYKFGDDFGYGHCAETRNGPTQLTVMGKRPANNLHVDPIPIKRMRTASRQRVVGPFGTGSVGVAPVLSRADASSEDTNSFQDDQNTPHGGSVGLRGLEVDSTMNYENQSMFDSAEKSAKPKKKKKIKHQSLSHDQRWQLDSTMQNEQNDLVRKRSVNHQPESNGNSSLFGQHAKKPKLAKHSLDKSFDNATLMSGSAASPVASQMSNMSSQNKLIKFIGVRDRGKKGKGLKVSTGQLGSGSPWTIVEDQALVVLVHDMGPNWELVSDAINSILQFKCIFRKPHECKERHKFLMDRPSDDGADSGEDSGSSQPYPSTLPGIPKGSARQLFRSLHAHVEEDNIKSRFEKIILIEQQLFFRKKKNDNQDLKHIAPAHGSHVLSLSQVIPNNLNGGVLTPLDLSDTATSNQENLSADGLGSTPVINSTSGLNSPLQSPQGSQGMSLANNLASPQLTSSRDARYSVPRPIEEQQRLHQFNSMLPGRNVQTPNFSSPGSLSGSDRGVRMHPGGNGVNVMPGINRSVPMARPRVQGIPSTPMLNSSSMTSNVGGMPGNINVHSGTASGRGNGSTMYRPRDSLHSVRSGQSSEHQKPMALPGVPAFGGLSPGFSNNQATSPLQAYPGHQHSHVLNSPQSNLSTSNHGAIPEQQAYRISRERQMQQRMLHHQHQQHPMSSPSSSQPVPLPSLTTSPPVTHVDPVPHQQHKNVQGLGRSAQNGPSGAINQGGKQRQGQAQQYQQSGRQHPQHRQQSHSQPTSKLMKGTGRGNMVIHHTLTNDTSHLNGLSLANSASQVAEEVYSGSTLDTLPPSKPLIPHSTKPVQQISSHLEGVNQVKVLGSNQGPSSTVVLSRNRQQLQGKPTLKMVTQSQASLQRISQQNRQVNSDSLTKSQVDHSLTEHKSSSIGPPLACVDSAGNVGERSRTSVCDSSMTSESPLVGPSTSQGVTNSLGIEPFSLGSQGLVVEKQPSGSNLISHELEAQWQQQESQLLQKQSQIQGGLT, encoded by the exons ATGCATGGATTTAGTTCAGGATCTACTTCCCTCATAAATGCTGAGCCAGATGCCATGGGAGGAGTTCTGGACGGCGATGTTGGTATTGGCACCAAGCCCTCTCCGCGCCGCGCAGCAATAGAGAAGGCACAAGCTGAGCTAAG ACTGGAATATGATATTCGAGAGGAAAGGAAAAGAGAGCTCGAGTTTCTTGAGAAA GGCGGAGATCCTCTTGATTTCAAATTTGGTCATGCAGTATCAGTCAGTGTCCAGTCTACATCACACACTGATCAACAGCTGGATCAAAATTTGACTAG TGAAGCAAAAGGTAGTTTCGCATTGACTCCATCGCCTCATGGAGATTCAGTCGAAAGTAGCGGGCGATTGGGGGTAACTACTACATGTGAACCAAATAGTGCTGATAACTTTGATTGTGAAAATGAGATACTTCAAAGTGATATGAAGCCACTGTGTCCTGGTAGAAGCAACATTCCTTTGTTAGAGCATTTTTCTCAGCTTGGTAGGGGCCAGactgtgaagaatttagaagatTGCCAAGCATATAGACGAAGGAATCGATCTAGGCCAAATCATGTTGACCTTCGTTCTAGTTCTGCTGATATGCCTTCTGGTGAGGGGCATGACTCTTCTATGCCTGCTCGTCATGGGATACTTTCTAAACCTGTCGCATCTGAGAATCAGATTGAAATGGAGGTTGATGGCACACATGTGATGCATCCTATGACTTCAAGAGTCACTAAGTTTGCTGAAGGGAAAAATTCATCAATTCAAAAGGAAAAGCTGGAGGAAGTGCGAAATATGTGTTTAAAAGCCAATGAGGCTCTTGATACCGTAACAAATGTTGAACCTTCTATTGATGTAGGAAGGGATAGCATAGTTAATTTAGATGTTGATTGTCCTCCCTTCCTGGGCGCAGAAAATACAGAGTATAATGCTGCTGCTTCACACCTGAATGAGACTGGTAAAGTTGATGGAGATGACAAGCGTACGACAACTGATGCTCTTAATAACAAAGTGCCTGGCGTAACAGAGGGCTTATTTTCCGAATCCACTTCCAGCCACACTGCCATTTTAAATGGAAATGGGAATATCGATAGTGATTTGCTTACTAAGTTAGATAATGTAGATAGTAATGGAGCCCTTAAGGGACAAATGGTATCAGTTGGAGAGAAGTCAGTCAGCAAAGATATGCCAAGTGAGGATCATGTCACTAATGCCATGGAAATTGCTCCTTTTATTAATGAGGGCCAGGGTCCTACTAGCCACCAAGGAAATGGGTCTATCAAACAAGATCATGCTGAAGTTGATAAGGACAAATCTTTTCTGCAGGATGAGGCTAAGGGCGTCCCGTGTGTTGAAGGACAAGAAAAACATGATAGTGCTGAAATAAAATCAGAGAAAGAGCTTGGCCAGCTTGATAACTGTGGTCCCGAGGTGGAGACTTCTTGCCCTGTGAGACCTATTCTGGATCTTGCTTCCGATTCATCTGTGTTAGAAATTCTACCTTGTACTGAAAACCAGTCTAAGCCACTGGACAGGGCACAAGAGGATAGGATCTTGGAAGAAGCACGAATGATACTG GCAAAACGAAAAAGGATTGCTGCATTATCTATTGGTTTGTTTCCGAGAGAGCACCGACAGAAATGTCACTGGGACCTTGTGCTGGAGGAAATGTCTTGGTTGGCAAATGATTTTGCACAG GAGCGTCTCTGGAAGATGACTGCTGCTGCTCAAAATTGCCGCCGTGTAGCTTTTGCTTCTCGAATAAGATTGGAGGaacaaaataaattttcaaaccAGAAGAGTGTAGCCCATACCTTGGCAAAGGCTGTGTTGGAGTTCTGGCATGCAGCTAGGCTCAGTGTTGAGAAGGCCGATAGTTCTCAGCTTGAGAAATGCAAGCATGAACTTCCACTGGAGACTATTGATATG GATAATAAGGCGTCTTCAGATATGATGAAGTCTACTAAAAGGAAACAGAACCATGCTATTTATGGATATGCTGTGAGATTTGTACAGTGTAATAGCCTTTCAAAACCTCTTGTAGAAATTGAAGTTCCCGAGGTCACAAATGTTACTTGCGATATTGGCTTACCTGAACTTTCTTGGGAGGATCAGTTTTCTGAA GAAAATCTTTTCTATGCGGTTCCTCCGGGTGCAATGGAAATGTACAGAAAATCAATTGAGTCGTGTTTGGAGGAGTTTGAG AGGATTGGCAACAGTACTCTAGAGGAAGTTGTTACATCAACCCATAGTGCAGCAGCAG AATGTGAATATGAAGATAAAGACTGTGAAGAAAATGAAGGGGAAAATTTGTATTATCAGCATGGAGCATTACATACTGGGAAGCCGTCAAAAAAGAAACTGAAAATTATAAAGTCTTATGCTGCTAGATCTTATAAATTTGGAGATGATTTTGGCTATGGGCACTGTGCAGAGACCAGGAATGGGCCCACACAGTTGACTGTAATGGGAAAAAGGCCTGCCAACAATCTTCATGTCGATCCTATCCCCATCAAAAGGATGCGTACTGCCTCTAGGCAAAGGGTTGTGGGTCCCTTTGGTACCGGCTCTGTTGGTGTTGCACCAGTGCTAAGTAGAGCGGACGCTTCCAGTGAAGATACCAATTCTTTCCAGGATGATCAGAACACTCCGCATGGTGGGTCAGTTGGCCTAAGAGGGTTAGAGGTTGATTCAACAATGAACTATGAGAACCAGTCTATGTTTGATTCTGCAGAAAAGTCGGCAAAAcctaagaaaaagaagaaaattaaGCATCAG AGTTTATCACACGACCAGAGATGGCAGTTGGACTCCACCATGCAGAATGAACAG AATGATCTTGTGAGAAAGCGATCGGTCAATCACCAGCCTGAATCCAATGGAAATAGCA GTTTATTTGGTCAGCATGCTAAGAAGCCAAAGTTAGCAAAGCACTCATTGGATAAATCATTTGATAATGCCACCCTCATGAGTGGGTCAGCTGCTTCACCAGTGGCTTCCCAAATGAGTAACATGTCCAGCCaaaataaattgattaaatttattGGTGTTCGAGATAGGGGTAAAAAAGGCAAAGGACTCAAG GTGTCTACAGGACAACTTGGTTCAGGAAGCCCATGGACTATTGTCGAAGATCAg GCCCTTGTTGTGCTCGTTCATGATATGGGTCCAAATTGGGAGCTTGTGAGTGATGCTATAAACAGTATTCTGCAATTCAAG TGCATTTTCCGCAAGCCTCATGAATGCAAGGAGCGGCACAAATTTTTGATGGACAGGCCTTCCGATGATGGTGCTGACAGTGGTGAAGATTCAGGATCTTCCCAACCTTATCCTTCTACATTACCTGGGATTCCAAAG GGTAGTGCAAGGCAATTGTTCCGAAGTCTTCATGCACACGTGGAAGAGGATAACATTAAGTCCCGTTTTGAGAAGATTATTCTTATTGAACAGCAACTATTTTTTCGAAAGAAAAAG AATGATAATCAGGATTTGAAGCATATAGCACCTGCTCACGGTTCACATGTTCTCTCACTCTCCCAAGTCATCCCTAATAATTTGAATGGAGGAGTACTGAC ACCACTTGATCTTTCTGATACTGCTACATCCAATCAAGAGAATCTCTCTGCTGATGGGTTAGGCAGTACACCTGTAATAAACTCTACTAGCGGGCTCAATTCGCCGCTCCAAAGTCCTCAAGGTTCACAAGGCATGTCTTTAGCAAACAATCTGGCATCCCCTCAGCTCACTAGTTCCCG GGATGCTAGATACTCAGTTCCTAGGCCCATTGAGGAGCAGCAGAGACTCCATCAGTTTAATTCCATGCTTCCTGGAAGAAATGTTCAGACACCAAACTTCTCTTCTCCTGGATCGCTTTCTGGTTCTGATAGGGGTGTGCGTATGCATCCTGGTGGAAATGGTGTTAACGTGATGCCTGGTATAAACCGAAGCGTACCAATGGCAAgaccaagagttcaaggaatTCCATCGACACCAATGCTGAATTCATCAAGTATGACCTCCAACGTGGGAGGGATGCCTGGTAACATCAATGTGCACTCTGGAACAGCTTCAGGTCGCGGAAATGGAAGTACTATGTATAGACCTCGTGACTCACTGCATAGTGTGCGG TCTGGTCAAAGTTCAGAACATCAGAAGCCGATGGCTTTGCCAGGAGTCCCTGCCTTTGGAGGTCTCAGTCCTGGATTCTCTAATAATCAGGCAACTTCACCTCTTCAAGCATATCCTGGCCATCAGCACTCTCATGTGCTTAACAGTCCTCAATCTAATCTATCAACATCAAATCACGGTGCCATTCCTGAGCAACAAGCCTATCGCATTTCAAGAGAGAGGCAAATGCAACAGAGAATGTTGCACCATCAACATCAACAGCATCCTATGTCATCTCCATCTTCATCTCAACCTGTCCCATTGCCTTCTCTAACCACCTCACCTCCAGTGACTCATGTGGATCCGGTGCCACATCAGCAACATAAGAACGTGCAAGGACTTGGGCGAAGTGCACAAAATGGTCCCAGTGGAGCGATAAATCAAGGGGGTAAGCAACGGCAAGGGCAAGCGCAGCAGTACCAGCAATCAGGCCGGCAACATCCACAACATCGTCAACAATCACATTCTCAACCGACTTCTAAACTTATGAAGGGAACTGGAAGAGGTAACATGGTCATACATCACACTCTTACTAACGATACATCACATTTGAATGGGCTTAGTTTAGCCAACTCCGCAAGCCAAGTTGCTGAGGAGGTATATTCAGGGTCTACTCTAGATACGCTGCCACCATCAAAACCTCTAATCCCGCACTCAACTAAGCCTGTTCAGCAAATATCTTCTCACTTAGAGGGTGTCAATCAGGTCAAGGTTTTAGGTTCAAACCAAGGTCCTTCGTCGACAGTTGTGCTTTCTCGTAATCGTCAGCAGTTGCAAGGAAAGCCAACATTAAAAATGGTGACTCAATCTCAGGCTTCTCTTCAGAGAATAAGTCAACAAAATCGTCAAGTGAATTCTGATTCCTTAACCAAGTCTCAAGTCGATCACTCCTTAACAGAGCACAAGTCTTCAAGCATTGGCCCACCATTAGCATGTGTTGATTCTGCTGGCAATGTTGGGGAAAGAAGTCGGACTTCTGTGTGTGATTCTTCAATGACTAGTGAATCCCCACTAGTAGGCCCTAGTACCAGCCAAGGTGTCACAAATTCATTGGGTATTGAGCCTTTTTCGTTAGGAAGCCAAGGTCTTGTCGTGGAGAAGCAGCCATCGGGTAGCAACTTGATATCTCATGAGCTTGAAGCACAATGGCAACAACAAGAATCACAATTGCTACAAAAACAGTCACAGATTCAAGGTGGCTTGACGTAA